In the Opitutaceae bacterium genome, one interval contains:
- the prfA gene encoding peptide chain release factor 1, translating to MPSVPDITPFVRRLEELDAAMAEPSFFSDARRAAALSREHQKLQDLVDGHARWRKTEAEIRELEELVSGAAQDTELREMAEAELPGLRVRLEELEKSILVGMIPPEETDSRNTIVEIRAGAGGDEASLFAGELLRMYTRFAETQKWTVNHLNASLTDRGGYKEVIFEVQGVDVYRLLKFESGVHRVQRVPETEANGRIHTSTVTVAVLPEAEEVDVELDMSELEITVARASGPGGQGVNTTDSAVQVLHKPTGMIVTCAEERSQIKNRHRALTVLRSRLLQLKQDEERAKYAENRRSQIGSGDRSERIRTYNFPQSRLTDHRIGLTLHSLPQVMEGALDEVVEALQEADRAAKIEALNARPSYLRG from the coding sequence ATGCCCTCTGTTCCAGATATCACGCCATTTGTCCGCCGACTCGAAGAACTTGATGCCGCGATGGCGGAACCTTCGTTCTTTTCCGACGCGCGGCGGGCCGCGGCGCTGTCCCGCGAACACCAGAAACTCCAGGATCTGGTCGATGGGCATGCCCGCTGGCGGAAGACAGAGGCGGAGATCCGGGAACTCGAGGAGCTCGTCAGCGGAGCGGCCCAGGATACCGAGTTGCGGGAAATGGCCGAGGCGGAACTTCCGGGTTTGCGGGTCCGGCTCGAAGAATTGGAGAAGTCGATCCTCGTGGGGATGATTCCTCCGGAGGAGACCGATTCCCGCAATACGATTGTCGAGATCCGCGCCGGGGCGGGCGGCGACGAAGCTTCGCTTTTTGCCGGAGAACTGCTCCGGATGTACACCCGGTTTGCCGAGACCCAGAAGTGGACCGTGAATCACCTGAATGCCTCGCTGACCGACCGGGGCGGTTACAAGGAGGTCATTTTCGAGGTCCAGGGGGTCGATGTTTACCGGCTTCTTAAGTTTGAGAGCGGCGTTCACCGGGTACAGCGGGTTCCCGAAACGGAAGCGAATGGGCGGATCCACACTTCCACCGTGACCGTGGCGGTCTTGCCGGAAGCGGAGGAGGTGGATGTGGAACTGGATATGTCGGAGTTGGAGATTACGGTGGCCCGCGCGAGCGGACCGGGTGGGCAGGGTGTGAATACGACGGACTCTGCTGTTCAGGTGCTCCACAAGCCAACCGGGATGATCGTGACCTGCGCGGAAGAGAGATCACAGATCAAGAATCGCCATCGCGCCTTGACCGTCCTGCGGTCCCGACTGCTCCAACTCAAGCAGGATGAGGAGCGGGCCAAGTATGCGGAGAACCGGCGGAGCCAGATCGGGAGCGGCGACCGGAGTGAGCGGATCCGGACCTACAATTTCCCGCAGAGCCGGCTGACGGACCATCGCATCGGGCTTACCCTGCACAGTCTTCCGCAGGTGATGGAAGGAGCGCTCGACGAAGTGGTTGAGGCGCTCCAGGAGGCTGATCGTGCGGCCAAGATCGAGGCACTCAATGCCCGACCGTCCTATCTGCGCGGGTGA
- a CDS encoding haloacid dehalogenase-like hydrolase: MATVLFTQNIIACVWDFDKTLIPGYMQGPLFKRFGIDEGNFWLEVNSLSELYRERGYHVSGETVYLNHLLSCVRNGPMKGLNNRILRECGRDIEFYEGLPGFLQDLREFVRSRPEYVKQDIRLEHYIVSTGLAEMIRGSAIAPFVNGIWGCEFIENPIPPGFLQQKELAIDPNLEISQIGMMVDNTTKTRALFEINKGTNKNPSIDVNADIKHEDRRVPFQNMIYIADGPSDVPSFSVVKKNGGRTYAVYRPGSMEEFEQNDRLLQVNRIHAYGPARYLPDSNTSMWLKMHIQAICDRIVADREANFALRVAKPPKHLSSSPSDAEGADDREESVQQDTFL, encoded by the coding sequence ATGGCCACCGTACTCTTCACTCAAAACATCATCGCCTGCGTCTGGGACTTTGACAAGACTTTGATCCCGGGATACATGCAGGGCCCTCTCTTCAAGCGGTTCGGCATCGACGAGGGGAACTTCTGGCTCGAGGTCAACAGCCTGAGCGAACTCTATCGCGAACGCGGCTACCACGTCTCCGGTGAGACCGTCTACCTGAACCACCTGCTTTCCTGCGTTCGAAACGGTCCGATGAAGGGTCTGAACAACCGGATTCTCCGGGAATGCGGTCGCGACATCGAGTTCTACGAGGGTCTTCCCGGATTCCTGCAGGATCTCCGCGAATTCGTCCGGTCCCGACCCGAATACGTGAAGCAGGATATCCGGCTGGAACACTATATCGTGAGCACGGGACTCGCCGAGATGATTCGTGGCAGCGCCATCGCCCCGTTTGTCAATGGGATCTGGGGCTGCGAATTCATCGAGAATCCGATCCCGCCCGGTTTCCTCCAACAGAAGGAGCTGGCCATCGATCCGAACCTGGAGATCAGCCAGATCGGCATGATGGTCGATAACACGACCAAGACCCGGGCACTCTTCGAGATCAACAAGGGAACAAACAAGAACCCGTCCATCGACGTCAATGCCGACATCAAGCACGAAGACCGCAGGGTTCCTTTCCAGAACATGATCTATATTGCGGACGGCCCCAGCGACGTTCCCTCCTTCTCGGTCGTCAAGAAAAACGGCGGGCGCACCTACGCGGTCTACCGCCCGGGTTCGATGGAAGAGTTCGAACAGAATGACCGGCTCCTCCAGGTCAATCGGATCCACGCCTATGGCCCCGCCCGCTACCTGCCGGACAGCAATACCTCGATGTGGCTGAAGATGCATATCCAGGCCATCTGCGACCGTATCGTGGCCGACCGGGAGGCCAACTTCGCCCTCCGCGTGGCCAAACCTCCCAAACACCTCAGCTCGAGCCCGTCGGATGCGGAAGGCGCTGACGACAGGGAGGAATCCGTCCAGCAGGACACCTTCCTGTAG
- a CDS encoding ABC transporter ATP-binding protein → MVTVKNLTKEFGPIRAVDNISFEVSKGTILGFLGPNGAGKSTTMKMVTGFIKPTSGTALVAGFDVRTEPVEVKRRIGYLAESSPAYGEMTVLEFLDFVGECRGLNDREKRGKRIEEVVGLCHLSTVRNQPIETLSKGYKQRVGFAQAVIHDPPILILDEPTDGLDPNQKHEVRKIIGAMAENKVIILSTHILEEVDALCNRIIIIANGRVIIDNTPEAIKEEHGNRLDEVFRKLTR, encoded by the coding sequence ATGGTTACAGTCAAGAATCTGACCAAGGAATTCGGACCGATCCGGGCCGTCGACAACATCTCCTTCGAGGTCTCCAAGGGCACCATCCTCGGGTTTCTCGGGCCGAACGGAGCCGGCAAATCGACCACCATGAAGATGGTGACCGGGTTTATCAAACCCACCTCGGGAACCGCTCTTGTCGCCGGTTTCGACGTCCGCACCGAACCGGTCGAAGTCAAGAGACGGATCGGTTACCTGGCGGAGAGTTCACCCGCCTACGGCGAAATGACAGTTCTCGAGTTCCTCGATTTCGTGGGCGAATGCCGCGGCCTGAATGATCGCGAAAAACGCGGGAAACGCATCGAGGAAGTCGTCGGCCTCTGTCACTTGAGCACGGTCCGCAATCAGCCGATCGAAACCTTGAGCAAGGGCTACAAGCAGCGTGTCGGCTTCGCCCAGGCCGTCATCCACGACCCTCCGATCCTCATCCTCGACGAACCGACCGACGGTCTTGACCCCAACCAGAAGCACGAGGTCCGCAAGATTATCGGAGCAATGGCCGAGAACAAGGTCATCATCCTCTCCACCCATATCCTTGAAGAGGTCGATGCCCTCTGCAACCGCATCATCATCATCGCCAACGGCCGGGTCATCATCGACAATACCCCGGAGGCGATCAAGGAAGAGCACGGAAACCGCCTCGACGAGGTCTTCCGCAAACTGACGCGCTGA
- a CDS encoding heme exporter protein CcmB, translated as MTQIKPVFRREFEGYFRSPVAYVYLIVFLLASVGLAFFVGRFFKANVANLDSFFVFHPWLFLFLIPAAGMRLWAEERRSGSIELLFTLPVTVPEAVIGKFLAAWLFISLGIVLTFPMALTVGYLGDPDWGVIVSSYLGSILMAGTYLGICSLTSALTRNQVISFVLSVLICLGILFLGWSVFSDVLNSIFPVWFVDMVSNFSFVTHFDNFTKGIIDLRSIVYFASMTLFTLALNILVLER; from the coding sequence ATGACTCAGATCAAACCCGTATTCCGCCGCGAATTCGAGGGGTATTTCCGCTCCCCGGTCGCCTACGTCTATCTGATTGTCTTCCTCCTCGCCTCGGTCGGACTGGCCTTTTTTGTCGGTCGGTTCTTCAAGGCGAATGTCGCCAACCTCGACAGTTTCTTTGTTTTTCACCCCTGGCTTTTCCTTTTCCTGATTCCCGCCGCCGGCATGCGCCTCTGGGCCGAGGAACGCAGATCCGGGAGCATCGAACTGCTTTTCACTCTGCCGGTCACTGTCCCGGAAGCCGTCATCGGCAAATTCCTTGCCGCCTGGCTTTTTATCAGCCTGGGAATCGTCCTGACCTTCCCCATGGCTCTGACCGTCGGCTATCTCGGCGATCCGGATTGGGGCGTCATCGTCTCCAGCTACCTCGGGAGTATTCTCATGGCCGGGACTTATCTGGGCATCTGCTCCCTGACGTCCGCCCTCACCCGCAATCAGGTGATCAGCTTTGTGCTCAGTGTCCTCATCTGTCTGGGCATCCTCTTTCTCGGCTGGAGCGTCTTCTCCGATGTCCTCAACAGCATCTTTCCCGTCTGGTTCGTCGACATGGTCTCGAACTTCAGCTTCGTCACCCATTTCGACAATTTCACGAAGGGCATCATCGATCTGCGCAGTATCGTCTATTTCGCGTCGATGACCCTCTTTACTCTGGCTCTGAACATTCTCGTGCTTGAGCGCTGA
- a CDS encoding GldG family protein produces MKIGEKTTVALLLVANLVLVNYLASSYPAKIDLTAQKIYTLSAGTRNLISKIEEPVALQFYFSRSLEGLPISFKNYATRVEELLRQYEAASNGLIQLEVIDPEPDSEEEESAARAGIQGQNLQNGGALYFGLSAAQADNQQTIAFFTTNRESFLEYDISQLLYSVQQFDKPRLGLLTSLPLKSPMSMPMPGQPRPTPDQVVISEWERTFEIVEIQASDTELPDNLDVLAVIHPQGLNPQLVYAIDQHVLSGRPLFLALDPSSRYFKDQGGQNQMYGQPAPNVTSDLPNLLAAWGVSYDSQQVVADASLASTVITNQGNVRFPVWLTLPAEQFNPDVLPTSTLKTMLMIEPGSFSIGESENLKLTPMIRTTASAGNVASMMLNFTPPEELARQIKPDGKAEVLAGMIEGTFRTAFPDGRPADATDETGATSDEDTPSPAPGLTESVRPGTVILVMDSDWLLDSYSVRRMNFLGMTALDPLNDNLSFASSALEFLGGSDDLIAIRGKGTVLRPFIVVQRMEADAQERYQEQLDEVETRLREVQNQLSQLATQQTEGRQLVATPEIQKSIEDYRAQEASVRAERRKIRKALRENIERLGTVLLLANLLVVPVGVGIVGIAFFTRRNRRQKS; encoded by the coding sequence ATGAAAATCGGAGAAAAAACCACAGTCGCCCTGCTCCTGGTCGCGAACCTTGTCCTCGTCAACTACCTTGCCTCTTCCTACCCGGCCAAGATCGACCTGACGGCCCAGAAGATCTACACCCTTTCCGCCGGTACCCGAAATCTGATCTCGAAGATCGAGGAACCGGTTGCCCTTCAGTTCTACTTCAGCCGCAGCCTCGAAGGCCTGCCGATCAGCTTCAAGAACTACGCCACCCGGGTGGAGGAACTGCTCCGCCAATACGAAGCCGCCTCCAATGGCCTGATCCAACTCGAAGTGATTGATCCGGAACCCGATTCCGAAGAGGAAGAATCGGCGGCCCGGGCCGGCATCCAGGGCCAGAACCTCCAGAACGGAGGCGCCCTCTATTTCGGACTCTCGGCCGCCCAGGCCGACAACCAGCAGACCATCGCTTTTTTCACCACCAACCGGGAGTCCTTTCTCGAATACGACATTTCCCAGCTTCTCTACTCGGTCCAGCAATTCGACAAACCGCGGCTGGGACTCCTGACCAGCCTGCCGCTGAAGTCGCCCATGTCCATGCCGATGCCGGGTCAGCCGCGACCCACTCCTGACCAGGTCGTCATCAGCGAGTGGGAGCGCACCTTTGAGATCGTCGAGATCCAAGCTTCGGATACAGAGCTGCCCGACAATCTCGATGTGCTTGCGGTCATCCACCCGCAGGGACTCAACCCGCAACTCGTCTACGCCATCGACCAGCACGTCCTATCCGGCAGGCCTCTCTTTCTCGCCCTTGATCCCTCCTCCCGCTATTTCAAGGATCAGGGCGGCCAGAACCAGATGTACGGGCAACCGGCTCCGAACGTGACCAGCGATCTGCCCAACCTCCTCGCCGCCTGGGGAGTGTCCTACGACTCCCAGCAGGTCGTGGCCGATGCCAGCCTCGCCAGCACGGTGATCACCAATCAGGGCAATGTCCGGTTCCCCGTCTGGTTGACCCTCCCGGCCGAGCAGTTCAACCCCGACGTCCTGCCGACCAGCACCCTCAAGACCATGCTCATGATTGAGCCGGGCTCCTTCAGCATCGGCGAATCCGAAAATCTCAAGCTCACCCCGATGATCCGGACCACTGCTTCGGCCGGCAATGTCGCGTCAATGATGCTCAATTTCACACCTCCGGAGGAACTGGCCCGCCAGATCAAACCCGACGGAAAAGCCGAGGTACTCGCCGGGATGATCGAAGGCACATTCCGGACCGCCTTTCCGGACGGTCGACCCGCCGACGCCACCGACGAAACCGGGGCCACTTCCGATGAGGACACACCCTCGCCTGCCCCCGGGCTCACCGAGTCCGTCCGGCCGGGCACGGTCATTCTCGTCATGGACAGTGACTGGCTGCTCGACAGCTACAGCGTGCGCCGGATGAACTTTCTCGGCATGACCGCCCTCGATCCCCTCAACGACAACCTGAGTTTCGCCTCAAGCGCTTTGGAATTCCTTGGTGGCAGTGACGACCTCATCGCCATCCGGGGCAAGGGCACCGTGCTTCGCCCCTTCATCGTTGTGCAACGGATGGAGGCCGACGCCCAGGAACGCTACCAGGAGCAGCTTGATGAAGTCGAAACCCGGCTCCGCGAGGTCCAGAACCAACTCAGCCAACTCGCCACCCAGCAGACCGAAGGCCGCCAGTTGGTGGCCACTCCGGAGATCCAGAAATCGATCGAGGACTACCGGGCCCAGGAGGCCTCTGTCCGGGCCGAGCGCCGCAAGATCCGCAAGGCCCTGCGGGAAAATATCGAGCGCCTGGGAACGGTTCTTCTTCTGGCCAATCTCCTGGTTGTTCCGGTCGGTGTCGGGATCGTCGGAATCGCCTTTTTCACGCGCCGTAACCGCAGACAGAAGAGCTGA
- a CDS encoding DUF4340 domain-containing protein, whose translation MTIKRLSITFLILAVLSVATWLIKRPAPPPGLDPRTGQPLVSRETLAAAREITIREGDRTVTLSTDETNGTWQVADYYGFPVDFSKLSSLASSLQSASVVRLVSRNPDRIERLDLGNAGIEIATGGALPAVRLAIGKTSEGGGRFIGFDTEEKAYLTDLTIQIDATAKNWALARLLDFKAEDVSGVDISFEDDAAHLVVKRDTAEADWKLASAQATGNVRSRELNNLLNRFTGLRFTDTDEPGSEESIAALDHSRSVIIELFDGTRYSIRIGRRPAPPVAPAEEGPEENSAATPPPAPKPGPVYVFVESNREDTPINQLMARRSFRISDYTFTSLPASADILIEPVPEPPPEPAPEPESAEEPAGGN comes from the coding sequence ATGACTATAAAGAGACTCTCCATCACCTTTCTCATCCTGGCCGTTCTCTCGGTCGCGACCTGGCTGATCAAGCGGCCGGCTCCGCCTCCCGGACTCGATCCCCGCACCGGCCAGCCTCTCGTCAGCCGTGAAACGCTCGCGGCCGCCCGGGAGATCACCATCCGGGAAGGCGACAGAACGGTCACCTTGAGCACCGACGAAACCAACGGCACCTGGCAGGTTGCTGACTATTACGGATTCCCGGTCGACTTCAGCAAACTCTCCTCCCTTGCCTCCAGCCTGCAGTCGGCCTCCGTCGTGCGTCTCGTCAGCCGCAACCCGGACCGGATCGAAAGACTCGATCTCGGGAATGCCGGCATCGAGATCGCAACCGGCGGTGCCCTGCCCGCCGTCCGCCTCGCCATCGGAAAAACATCTGAAGGCGGCGGCCGCTTCATCGGGTTTGATACCGAAGAAAAGGCCTATCTGACCGATCTCACCATCCAGATCGACGCCACGGCGAAGAACTGGGCCCTTGCCCGCCTCCTCGATTTCAAGGCGGAGGATGTCTCGGGAGTCGACATTTCGTTCGAAGACGACGCCGCCCACCTGGTGGTGAAGCGGGACACCGCCGAGGCCGATTGGAAGCTGGCATCGGCTCAGGCCACCGGAAACGTCAGATCCCGGGAGCTGAACAACCTCCTCAACCGCTTTACCGGCCTCCGGTTTACGGATACCGACGAACCCGGGTCGGAGGAATCCATCGCCGCCCTTGACCATTCGCGATCCGTCATCATCGAACTCTTCGACGGCACCCGCTACTCGATACGGATCGGGCGTCGTCCCGCCCCACCCGTCGCACCGGCCGAAGAAGGCCCGGAAGAGAATTCCGCGGCCACCCCGCCACCGGCACCCAAACCCGGCCCCGTCTATGTCTTCGTCGAGTCCAACCGGGAGGACACACCCATCAACCAGCTGATGGCCAGGCGGAGTTTTCGGATTTCCGACTACACCTTCACCAGCCTGCCTGCCTCGGCCGATATCCTGATCGAGCCCGTTCCGGAACCACCCCCGGAGCCGGCACCCGAACCGGAGAGTGCGGAAGAACCGGCCGGGGGCAATTGA
- a CDS encoding phosphopantothenoylcysteine decarboxylase, whose product MASAFAVRSGRKSASGGIRCLVTAGPTREYLDPVRFLSNASSGKMGFALAEKAAILGWEVELVSGPVSLRPPRNVRIHRVVSAVEMLAAVEPLFRWCDILFMVAAVADYRPAECASEKMKKSKDRLSVKMVRNPDILKHLAALRTHQTVVGFAAESQHLEDYAAEKLVRKGMDWIVANDISRPGLGMEVDDNEIVLMSSSGVRMPFGPAPKEEVAAFILEQVRGAVGRPARK is encoded by the coding sequence ATGGCATCCGCCTTCGCTGTCCGATCAGGCAGGAAATCCGCGTCCGGTGGCATTCGCTGCCTCGTCACGGCGGGTCCGACCCGTGAGTATCTGGATCCGGTCCGATTCCTGAGCAATGCCTCCAGTGGCAAAATGGGTTTCGCACTTGCGGAAAAGGCGGCCATTTTGGGTTGGGAGGTGGAGCTGGTCTCGGGACCGGTTTCGCTGAGGCCGCCCCGGAATGTCCGCATACATCGGGTCGTTTCGGCGGTCGAGATGCTGGCCGCAGTCGAGCCGCTCTTTCGATGGTGTGACATTCTCTTCATGGTGGCGGCGGTGGCGGACTATCGGCCGGCGGAATGCGCCTCGGAAAAGATGAAGAAATCGAAGGATCGGCTGTCGGTGAAGATGGTTCGAAACCCCGATATTCTCAAGCATCTGGCTGCCTTGAGGACGCATCAGACCGTGGTGGGGTTCGCGGCCGAATCCCAGCATCTCGAAGACTATGCGGCGGAGAAACTGGTCCGTAAGGGGATGGATTGGATCGTCGCGAATGATATCAGCCGACCGGGCCTCGGGATGGAGGTCGACGACAATGAAATCGTCCTGATGTCATCGTCCGGGGTTCGCATGCCGTTCGGTCCGGCGCCGAAGGAGGAAGTCGCGGCCTTTATCCTGGAGCAGGTTCGCGGGGCGGTCGGGAGACCGGCTCGAAAATGA
- a CDS encoding M48 family metallopeptidase has protein sequence MTEYYGWRVLLVSMLMIFAGCHTVPVTGRKTIDLVDDKSVVEMSKEAFAETKKKYRVSTNPTYNEMLERVGSRIAKVVFWDATDADWEFVVFDAPNEVNAFAMAGGKVGVFSGIFDLVDNEAQLASVVAHEIAHVTAKHIHEKLSQELMIEGGGYIVGVTAASGGLPTSSVLQVYGLGTGVAALGWDRDKESEADQIGMVYMAKAGYDPAEAIKLMEKMEAGETGSPGVPAYLSTHPAYPERILKMTAMLPRAEEVYNDRTVISPTVVK, from the coding sequence ATGACCGAATATTACGGATGGCGGGTTCTGCTGGTTTCAATGTTGATGATCTTTGCGGGGTGCCACACGGTTCCCGTCACGGGTCGCAAAACGATCGATCTCGTCGACGACAAATCGGTCGTGGAGATGAGCAAGGAAGCCTTCGCTGAGACCAAGAAGAAATACCGGGTGTCGACGAATCCCACCTACAACGAGATGCTCGAGCGGGTCGGCAGCCGGATCGCCAAGGTCGTCTTCTGGGATGCGACCGACGCGGACTGGGAATTCGTCGTCTTTGATGCGCCCAACGAGGTCAATGCCTTTGCCATGGCGGGAGGGAAAGTCGGGGTCTTTTCGGGGATATTCGATCTCGTCGACAACGAGGCTCAATTGGCCTCGGTGGTGGCCCATGAAATCGCCCATGTCACAGCCAAGCACATCCATGAAAAGCTATCCCAGGAGCTGATGATTGAGGGAGGCGGCTACATCGTCGGAGTGACGGCCGCCAGCGGTGGTCTGCCCACCAGTTCGGTCCTTCAGGTCTATGGGTTGGGGACGGGTGTGGCCGCGCTTGGTTGGGACCGCGACAAGGAGAGCGAGGCGGACCAGATTGGAATGGTTTACATGGCGAAGGCGGGATATGATCCGGCGGAGGCGATCAAGCTGATGGAGAAGATGGAAGCCGGGGAAACAGGGTCTCCCGGGGTTCCGGCCTACCTGTCGACTCACCCGGCCTATCCGGAGCGAATTCTCAAGATGACTGCCATGCTCCCTCGGGCCGAGGAGGTCTACAATGATCGGACAGTGATCAGCCCGACGGTGGTAAAGTGA